A region of Desulfolithobacter dissulfuricans DNA encodes the following proteins:
- a CDS encoding YkvA family protein — protein MLTTLSRILEMTRHAVAVFRAPETPLPVKLLLASGLVYVISPWDLIPEWVPVFGMLDDLALMALLITWASSFRIDSK, from the coding sequence ATGTTGACCACACTGTCCAGGATCCTGGAAATGACCCGCCACGCGGTGGCCGTGTTCCGGGCTCCTGAGACGCCGCTGCCGGTCAAACTGCTGCTGGCCAGTGGGCTTGTCTATGTTATCTCGCCCTGGGACCTCATACCAGAGTGGGTGCCGGTGTTCGGTATGCTCGACGACCTTGCCCTGATGGCCCTTTTGATCACCTGGGCTTCCAGCTTTCGCATTGATTCAAAGTAA
- the fabZ gene encoding 3-hydroxyacyl-ACP dehydratase FabZ, whose protein sequence is MVPSRPGKLMHDRRYILERIPHRPPFLWLDRVVELGAHDIVAEKDIPADLDLFRGHYPDHPLMPGVLLCEAVFQAGALLVGILLEKEGKKVDGVPVLTRIQGARFKREVRPGDTISIRATLVEQVGQAWFLKGSVRVGGKVAVQVRFSCALKE, encoded by the coding sequence ATGGTACCCTCGAGACCAGGCAAGCTGATGCACGACAGGCGATACATACTGGAACGGATTCCCCACCGGCCACCCTTTCTCTGGCTTGACCGGGTGGTGGAGCTTGGCGCACATGATATTGTGGCGGAAAAGGATATACCCGCGGATCTGGATCTGTTCCGAGGCCACTATCCGGACCATCCGCTCATGCCCGGGGTTCTGCTCTGCGAGGCCGTGTTCCAGGCCGGGGCCCTGCTCGTAGGGATCCTGCTGGAAAAGGAAGGAAAAAAGGTGGATGGGGTGCCGGTGCTGACCAGGATTCAGGGCGCCAGGTTCAAGCGCGAGGTACGGCCGGGGGACACTATTTCAATCCGTGCCACCCTGGTGGAGCAGGTGGGCCAGGCCTGGTTTCTGAAAGGATCGGTCAGGGTGGGCGGCAAGGTGGCGGTGCAGGTACGTTTTTCCTGCGCCCTCAAGGAATAA
- a CDS encoding enoyl-ACP reductase FabI, whose translation MDFLQLQNKNIVLFGLANRKSLACAIAGVLVENGARVIHVVRSEERARTARRLFPDCPVFCCDVEEEANIIRVRDEIAAMVDGPLAGIVHSIAFANYSEGLKPFHETLKRDFLQAMDISCFSLISIANHFRELLDRDGSVVTISISTTRMAAENYGYMAPVKAALESSLCFLAKSFSAFSRVRFNAVCPSLLKTSASAGIPGYIDSYLFAEKVIPRKQALKTSEAANVAAFLLSPRSSGINGQCLVVDAGMGMNYFDREIVSKTVG comes from the coding sequence GTGGATTTTTTACAGCTTCAGAATAAGAACATTGTCCTCTTCGGTCTGGCCAACAGGAAATCCCTGGCCTGCGCTATTGCCGGGGTGCTGGTTGAAAACGGTGCCCGGGTGATCCATGTGGTGCGCAGTGAAGAGCGGGCCCGGACCGCGCGCAGGCTCTTTCCCGATTGCCCGGTTTTCTGCTGTGACGTGGAGGAGGAGGCCAATATCATCCGGGTTCGCGACGAGATCGCGGCCATGGTCGACGGGCCGCTGGCCGGAATCGTGCACTCCATTGCCTTTGCCAACTACTCGGAGGGACTCAAGCCCTTTCACGAGACCCTGAAGAGGGATTTCCTCCAGGCCATGGATATTTCCTGTTTTTCCCTTATCAGCATTGCCAACCATTTCAGGGAGCTGCTGGACAGGGACGGCTCGGTGGTCACCATTTCCATATCCACTACCAGGATGGCGGCTGAGAATTACGGCTACATGGCCCCGGTCAAGGCCGCCCTGGAGTCATCGCTCTGTTTCCTGGCCAAATCCTTTTCCGCCTTCTCCCGGGTCCGGTTCAACGCCGTCTGCCCGAGCCTGCTCAAAACCTCGGCTTCGGCCGGCATTCCGGGCTATATCGACAGTTATCTCTTTGCCGAAAAGGTCATTCCCCGCAAGCAGGCGCTCAAGACCAGCGAGGCCGCCAATGTGGCGGCGTTTCTTCTCTCACCCCGTTCTTCAGGAATCAACGGCCAGTGCCTGGTGGTGGATGCCGGTATGGGGATGAACTATTTTGACCGGGAAATTGTTTCCAAAACAGTGGGCTGA
- the fabG gene encoding 3-oxoacyl-ACP reductase FabG — protein sequence MDFTGQKAIVTGATRGIGRAIAEALLARGAVVIGVYGGNDEAAERFRQECGQGVDRLFLHKVDVSDYQAAQSFYAVMEEQFDTIDILVNNAGIRRDAVVAMMKEENWRRVLDINLTGGFNMSRFVIPLMMKQKYGRILFITSPMAHLGFPGQANYAASKAGQVGLMKSLSKEVAKRGITVNCVSPGFIATELIEDLTVDQIKQYKRMVPVRRFGRPEEVAEAVLFLAGRKAAYITGSVLDITGGL from the coding sequence ATGGATTTTACCGGGCAGAAGGCCATTGTAACTGGGGCTACCCGTGGCATAGGTCGGGCCATTGCCGAGGCCCTGCTGGCCAGGGGCGCCGTGGTTATCGGTGTGTACGGGGGCAACGATGAGGCTGCGGAGAGATTCAGGCAGGAATGCGGCCAGGGAGTTGACCGGCTGTTCCTCCACAAGGTGGATGTCAGCGATTACCAGGCGGCGCAGTCCTTTTATGCGGTCATGGAAGAACAGTTCGACACCATCGATATCCTGGTCAACAATGCCGGTATCCGCCGTGATGCGGTGGTGGCCATGATGAAGGAGGAGAACTGGCGCCGGGTCCTGGACATCAACCTGACCGGTGGCTTCAACATGTCCCGGTTCGTGATTCCGCTTATGATGAAGCAGAAATATGGCCGGATCCTGTTCATCACCTCGCCCATGGCCCATCTGGGCTTCCCGGGCCAGGCCAATTACGCTGCCTCCAAGGCTGGTCAGGTCGGCCTGATGAAGTCTCTTTCCAAGGAGGTGGCCAAACGGGGAATCACTGTCAACTGCGTGTCGCCCGGCTTTATAGCCACGGAGCTCATCGAGGACCTCACGGTGGACCAGATCAAGCAGTATAAAAGAATGGTTCCGGTGCGCCGCTTCGGCCGGCCGGAAGAGGTGGCCGAAGCGGTCCTGTTCCTGGCCGGCAGGAAGGCGGCCTATATCACCGGCTCGGTTCTCGACATCACCGGCGGACTGTAA